One stretch of Punica granatum isolate Tunisia-2019 chromosome 5, ASM765513v2, whole genome shotgun sequence DNA includes these proteins:
- the LOC116208739 gene encoding inositol phosphorylceramide glucuronosyltransferase 1: protein MNVLLRGRNARPLLPLLLLLLLCLAVQFRASIGSKSAGGGREAYVTLLYGDEFLLGVRVLGKSIRDTGTTKDMVVLVSDGVSDYANKLLQADGWIVEKISLLANPNQVRPKRFWGVYTKLKIFNMTNYKKVVYLDADTIVVQSIEDLFKCGKFCANLKHSERLNSGVMVVEPSDTVFKDMMAKVNTLYSYTGGDQGFLNSYYPEFPNAHVFEPNLPPEVLNSRPVPEMERLSTLYNADVGLYMLANKWMVDEKELRVIHYTLGPLKPWDWWTSWLLKPVDVWQNVRVKLEDTLPGTGGGRNPNDELLVKLLFLLPLCVLLFCYYRSFLQAREFFGSICRSSLCDHIRHLFYKIRCNGAYAYTSVSTHSAINGNQQFSTGSLSKVPAYLGGISIFICFFAALVALLVSLAIVPRQVMPWTGLLLMYEWTYATFFVLFGGYLHLVYRWGKTSAVQMGAFSSRPDSADYDSGKGHQKQALACDAATWFYGLGMVFLSIAAPALPCLFGITALFLRLGLMVAGGIVLASFMTYASEHLAIRYFIRGFEDRDTTRGRSICFFC, encoded by the exons ATGAACGTCCTCCTCCGGGGCAGGAACGCCCGTCCCCTGCTGcccctgctgctgctgctgctcctgTGCCTCGCGGTGCAATTCCGAGCTTCGATCGGATCCAAATCGGCTGGCGGAGGCCGGGAGGCGTACGTCACGCTCCTCTACGGGGATGAGTTCTTGCTGGGAGTTAGGGTTTTGGGGAAATCGATTCGTGACACCGGGACCACTAAGGACATGGTGGTCTTGGTATCCGATGGCGTCTCCGACTACGCCAACAAGCTCCTTCAG GCTGATGGCTGGATAGTGGAGAAGATCAGCTTGCTGGCAAATCCAAATCAAGTGCGGCCGAAGAGATTTTGGGGTGTCTACACCAAACTGAAAATCTTTAACATGACTAACTATAAGAAAG TTGTATATTTAGACGCCGATACTATCGTGGTTCAGAGTATTGAGGATCTTTTTAAATGCGGAAAGTTTTGTGCTAACTTGAAACATTCGGAACGGCTTAACTCCGGAGTCATGGTAGTGGAACCGTCTGATACTGTGTTCAAAGACATGATGGCCAAAGTGAATACTCTGTATTCGTATACTGGAG GGGATCAGGGTTTTCTTAATTCGTACTACCCTGAGTTTCCCAATGCACATGTTTTTGAGCCGAATTTACCACCGGAGGTGCTGAACTCCCGACCAGTTCCAGAGATGGAGCGGCTTTCGACTCTATATAATGCTGATGTTGGTCTCTACATGCTTGCCAACAAG TGGATGGTAGATGAGAAAGAGCTCCGCGTAATTCACTATACACTTGGGCCCTTGAAACCTTGGGACTGGTGGACATCTTGGCTTTTGAAACCTGTGGATGTTTGGCAG AATGTGAGGGTAAAACTTGAAGATACCCTTCCTGGAACTGGAGGTGGAAGAAATCCCAACGATGAGCTTCTAGTGAAGTTGCTTTTCCTGCTACCACTTTGCGTGCTTCTATTCTGTTACTATCGCTCTTTTCTTCAG GCGAGGGAGTTCTTTGGATCCATCTGTAGGAGTTCATTATGTGATCATATTAGACATCTCTTTTACAAAATCCGATGTAATGGAGCCTATGCATATACTAGTGTCTCTACTCATTCTGCCATTAATGGCAATCAGCAG TTTTCCACTGGTTCACTGTCCAAGGTCCCTGCATATTTGGGTGGAATTTCTATCTTCATCTGCTTCTTTGCTGCTCTGGTGGCTCTTTTGGTCTCTCTTGCCATTGTGCCTCGGCAAGTAATGCCGTGGACTGGTTTGCTGTTGATGTACGAGTGGACATATGCAACTTTCTTTGTGCTATTTGGAGGTTATCTCCATCTAGTCTATAGATGGGGAAAGACATCGGCAGTTCAAATGGGGGCCTTTTCTTCTCGTCCTGATTCCGCTGATTATGATTCCGGGAAAG GTCATCAGAAACAAGCTTTGGCTTGTGATGCAGCTACATGGTTTTACGGGTTAGGAATGGTGTTTCTTTCTATAGCTGCCCCTGCTTTACCCTGTCTTTTTGGGATCACTGCTCTCTTCTTGAG GTTGGGTTTGATGGTTGCGGGAGGCATTGTGTTGGCCTCTTTCATGACTTACGCTTCAGAGCACCTCGCGATTCGGTATTTCATCAGAGGCTTTGAAGACCGGGACACAACGCGGGGAAGAAGCatttgtttcttttgttaA